A genome region from Gadus chalcogrammus isolate NIFS_2021 chromosome 7, NIFS_Gcha_1.0, whole genome shotgun sequence includes the following:
- the LOC130386684 gene encoding transcription factor Adf-1-like — translation MSDESLITAVSECPVLYDLTLKAYHDLTKRNQAWRDISSMLGVTAEVSRKKWKYLRDKYLRERKAERDRKKSGAGATSFKRWKYMAIMGFLELHVKERVSSSNMEQGDYSRQEIAPEILALLAPSMSPQREVVAQSEEEISPPSPSLSESAVDTSPPSPPTTSTVTLVTPLRPVPPPPRRRQLEQPLSAFQKSILSSIQKEKENTMAVDKDEHFMLSLVPSLRRLSNQKRAQARMRMQQVLYDVEFGE, via the exons atgtcGGACGAAAGCTTGATAACAGCTGTGAGCGAGTGTCCGGTCCTGTACGACCTCACGTTGAAGGCCTACCACGACCTAACAAAACGCAACCAGGCCTGGCGAGACATTTCATCTATGCTGGGCGTTACAG CTGAAGTGTCCCGCAAGAAATGGAAGTACTTGCGGGATAAATatttgagggagaggaaggcagagagggacaggaagaaAAGTGGGGCCGGTGCCACCTCTTTCAAGAGGTGGAAGTATATGGCGATCATgggcttcctggagctccatgtGAAGGAGAGGGTATCTTCTAGTAATATGGAGCAGGGAGATTATAGCCGGCAGGAAATAGCACCGGAGATCTTGGCCCTGCTAGCGCCCAGTATGTCTCCCCAAcgagag GTGGTGGCTCAAAGTGAAGAGGAgatatctcctccctctcccagcctaTCAGAGTCCGCTGTggacacctctcctccatctcctcccactaCCTCTACGGTGACTCTGGTCACACCGCTGCGTCctgtacctccaccaccacgcagGAGACAGCTGGAGCAGCCGCTGTCTGCGTTCCAGAAATCAATCCTGTCCTCCATccagaaagaaaaggagaatacAATGGCTGTGGACAAGGATGAGCATTTTATGCTCAGCCTCGTCCCATCATTGAGGAGGCTGTCGAACCAAAAAAGGGCCCAGGCGCGCATGAGGATGCAGCAGGTCCTTTATGATGTGGAGTTTGGAGAGTAA
- the LOC130386681 gene encoding uncharacterized protein LOC130386681: MCDAERTFLDVAITEFLPELPAVIKTILEEHLQSLGVEMADDLRFITEADLMTALRPVQARKLLSAWKRKYQTPENSSPSSEAASSTQLLSYLSVSPGSSSSTSNSSRVLEKQWDDNFEIPWSKFPEEVMHYLERGKRPGPKRRRQMVRIVVTEMMEKCPHIGKKHSTDVAKKMVAKYPHSLQDVIEGDIVGAGYLSLVKQLQNRIENARRTSTPKIRKRKHQTDDSVDTDEIPLEERAAMQDTYGCIKWNVEFLPREETPESQQQKMEKLKVMFQHSDANPEEVKCLMKSTFYTQRQHVNLGKSIKSLREEWPFCFDELGMSVHFKELTGINLKETFTQNLDLKGKRLLDYMATVCVSKSKFLQAYARLQRMRGQQSGCSDDVKEMLLLLLSYFDENEESMFFHVEDTCLAEEVQLEQVPLTPTVIVCGQSCYSSTRYMLSLDRNLVNTNISSFISALCLMFGSYYIFNIHYPSELASTLEFLQRCFFSINPEKGTKVESKNNKRRLNLNPRVLTLIQDLSDHEWRQA; the protein is encoded by the exons ATGTGTGACGCAGAGCGAACCTTCCTAGATGTCGCCATCACTGAATTCCTACCAGAACTTCCAGCAGTAATCAAAACCATCCTGGAAGAGCACTTGCAGTCCCTTGGTGTGGAGATGGCTGATGATCTACGCTTCATAACGGAGGCTGATTTGATGACAGCGTTAAGACCTGTACAAGCCAGAAAGCTTCTTTCTGCTTGGAAACGGAAAT ACCAGACTCCCGAGAACAGCTCACCATCATCTGAGGCAGCCTCATCTACCCAATTGCTGTCATATCTCTCAGTTTCACCCGGAAGTTCATCGTCAACCTCCAACAGCAGCCGAGTACTTGAAAAACAGTGGGACGACAACTTTGAAATTCCATGGAGTAAGTTTCCTGAGGAAGTGATGCATTATCTTGAGAGGGGAAAAAGGCCAGGCCCAAAACGGAGGAGGCAAATGGTCCGGATTGTTGTGACTGAGATGATGGAAAAATGCCCTCATATAGGCAAAAAGCATTCAACCGACGTTGCAAAAAAAATGGTCGCAAAATATCCACATTCTCTGCAAGATGTAATAGAGGGCGATATTGTTGGAGCAGGCTACCTTTCCCTTGTCAAACAGTTGCAAAATAGAATTGAAAATGCGAGGCGCACATCAACAcccaaaataagaaaaagaaaacatcagACTGATGACTCAGTCGACACAGACGAGATCCCATTGGAAGAGAGAGCAGCAATGCAGGACACGTATGGATGCATTAAATGGAATGTAGAATTTCTGCCCCGTGAAGAAACTCCAGAGAGCCAGCAGCAAAAGATGGAAAAACTCAAGGTGATGTTCCAACACTCTGATGCCAATCCAGAGGAGGTAAAATGTTTAATGAAGTCCACTttttacacacagagacaacatgTCAACCTGGGAAAAAGTATCAAAAGCCTTAGAGAGGAGTGGCCGTTTTGCTTTGATGAACTCGGCATGTCAGTTCACTTCAAGGAACTGACTGGGATTAACCTCAAAGAGACATTCACACAAAATTTGGATTTGAAGGGAAAAAGGCTTCTCGACTACATGGCCACAGTTTGTGTCAGCAAGAGCAAGTTTCTTCAGGCTTATGCAAGGCTTCAGAGAATGCGGGGACAGCAGAGTGGCTGTTCAGATGACGTGAAAGAGATGCTCCTGCTTCTGCTCAGCTACTTTGATGAGAATGAGGAGTCCATGTTCTTCCATGTAGAAGATACATGTCTGGCAGAAGAAGTCCAACTGGAACAAGTGCCTCTGACACCCACTGTCATTGTCTGTG GACAGTCCTGCTATTCCTCAACAAGGTACATGCTGAGTCTGGATCGGAACCTCGTCAACACAAACATCTCCTCCTTCATTTCTGCATTGTGCCTCATGTTCGGGAGCTACTACATTTTCAACATCCATTATCCATCTGAGCTGGCTTCAACTCTGGAGTTCCTTCAAAG gtgtTTCTTCTCGATAAACCCAGAAAAAGGAACCAAAGTAGAGAGTAAGAACAACAAGCGTCGTCTCAACCTGAACCCTCGAGTCCTCACCCTGATACAGGATCTCTCCGATCACGAGTGGCGTCAAGCCTAA